In Borrelia sp. P9F1, the genomic window CGCTACAATGCAGATAAGGCTTTAATGAATCTAGGGTTTGATCCTATCTTTAACATTAAAGATGTTGATGTTAATCCTCTAGTCTTAAATGGATTGCGGACTCACACTAAAACACACGATTTTTTTTCTACCAAGGGCAATGGGTATATTAAACCCATGAAAGTTGAGGTTTTGCAAGATGATGACTTTGCTTGAAGAGTTTTAGTATTTAAAATAAACTTGCACCCTATTTAGTTACTCCCTAGGGATTTTAGGTTTAAAATATCATGCTAGAGATCCCTTCGGCTGGCAAATATTGCCTAAAGATTCGCCACTAATTCTACTCCTTTCTTCTTATACTTAAGTTGTTTATTTCCTGTTATGAGATGCCTTAGCGGAGAGGAGGGGTGTGATGATGTATATAAGAGCTACAGGTATTTTGTTATTAGTTTTATTTGTGAGTTGTAAGTGGTGGTATAAAGCTGAAGCTGAGGTCGAGATTAGGGTCAAGGTAGTTCGAGAGGATCCAGTTGTTGTAGCAGAAAAGGCTGCAGAGGAAGTAAGCAAGGCTACGGGAAAGGGAGTAGAAGAGGTCAAGACCTTAAGTAAAGAAGAACTTGGTAAGATTGCGAAAGATGTAGACGATAATGCTAAGGTGGCTTTACAAGATTCTAGAAATTTTAGTAATGGAGATGCAAATGCAAAGAAAACTTCTGAGCTTATTAAGGAGATTAAAGATTCAGCAGAGAAGTTTGATTTGGCGTTTAAGACGTTGGTAGGTGCAGGCTTCACTGGTGTTGTTTCGGATGTAGTAATGGCTAACATGAATAGTCATTTGAAAAGGTTATCTTTAGTAGATAATCTAGCAGGAATAGTTGAGAATAGTGGTTCAATAGAAGATGCAAAGAAGGCAGTAGGAGCTTTTGGTGGTGATACAGGCTCTTGTATGAGTGATATTAGTGAAAGTAGAGGGCATAGACAAAATAAAGGAAGCGAACAATGTATGAAAAGTCTTATGGGCAATGTAAGTGATCTGTTTAACGGTGTTTATAAGGAGTTAAGAGATGTTCTAGAGGAAGCTCCGGAAAAGTTTAAAGAAGCTTTGGGGGCGTTAAGGCGTGCTGCTTGGGATTTAAGTAGTGCATCTTCATTAGTTAAGAATAAGATTTCTTCTTAAAGAGTTATTAGCTGGAGGCAGGGAAGAGTAGAAGAGCTCTTCTTTGCTTCTGTGTTTTTACAACTTGTTTGGCAATATAAGGTGAGGGGTTGCTGTTGGGGCGGTTCTCGGGTTGGGAATCCTGTTCCTGGACTTAAGCATAGAAGTGAGGTATAATCTCTGCTTAACAGAAGTTGGAAGAAGTATGAGTTATTGCAGTGGTTTCTATGTGTTTGGTTCTTGGAGTTTGAATGGCTAGGGTTGGTGTGTTCTTTGTTGTTCTTATGCTACTCTCCTGTGATAACTACAATTTTGATGTGGGTTTGGGAAAAAGCGGTTTGGGAAAAGACTTACTGGATTTGGGTCATAGGAAAACCGGCGGTGAGTTTGTGGGGGATCAGTCGGATTTTGGTAATGAAATTTTTTCTGATGTAGGCGGTGTGGGTGGTAAAAAGCCTGGGATGGCTGTTGTGGAGGATAAGGATATCCTTGATGTGGATGCAAAGGCTGAGGCTAATCTGGAAGTACCTTCGATAGTCGAGGCTATTCCCGTGCGGGGCGACTCTTTGCTTCCGGCGGATTCTTTAGTAAAGGGTGATGCAATAGTAGCTGAGGCGGGGGCTTTAAATGCTGATGGAGTTGTGTTGCTAGAGGGTGGAAAAGCGTTTTTGGGTAGTGATCTTGTGGATGGTGATGGTAACTCCTTGGATGCGGACGGGGAGGAGACGCACGATGAGATAAAGGTTGATTGGCTGAATCGCTTGGGGGTTGGTTACAAGGAAACATTGGAATATTTAAAGGATATCTTGCAGGACGAGCGCTACAAGGCAAGGCTTGGTGGTGCTTATGAGGGCAGCCATGAGGACAATATTAAAAAGTATGCTTACAGTGAAAAGCTCATGCTTGGTTTCCTAGCAAGCATAGGAGAGCGGGGTACACAAGACATGCTTACTCAGATAAAGCATGCAAGAGAAGCGGTTGAGAAATATAGCGGAGAAGGTGATCGAGGGGATATTCTTTATGATTTAGAGTCAGATTTGTCATACGCGTTTTATCAAAACAAAGTTTATGACAAAAAACCTAACATTGAGGTTTTGGACAAGATTAAGGCTTGTGCTGAATCTTTTATTGAAAACATCAATAATGAGCTTGTCTTGATGAATAAGAAAGTATTACTTAGCACAGAGGAAGTTTGGGGTGATAAGTTTAAAGAACACTTAAGTGAGGATGAACTGTATACGTTAATGATATGTGAGATTCTTTTAAGGGATAAAGATATATCTTTGAAGAGCGTTGGGGATAAATTTATCTCGTTGGGTAAGAATATGATGCGTAAGACGTTAAAGAAGTTGGATCAGCTAATATCCAGTGCACTGATTAAAGACATTGGTGGTGCTACTTCTAAAAAAGCGACGAAGGAAAAGATTTCAAATCAATTAGAATCTTTAAGCGAGTATGATAAGAGGAAGTTGGATGCTTTGCGTGACAGATTGCATCATGTATTCAAGCATTTAATAAGTGTGAAGCTTTCTTTAAATAAGATGTATGAAACTCTTCAGGATTTGCTTAAACAAGCAATAAAAGAATTTAAAGAAGATGATTTTAAAATAAAATATGCATACAGTGCTCCTCAGACTAAATTAACAAAATAGTTAGACCAGGCCTTGCATTAAATAGTAAAAATAAGAGTAAATAAAAGTCTAGTAAGTATAAAGGGATAGTATACACAAAGGTATTTCCTAGCCCCCGGAAGTTAAAACCCAAGAACTTTGTTTAAAAATGTTTAAGAACACGTTTATTCGTAATATTGAAATATAATGAGTATTATATTATAATATTACGAACATATTTAGTGTATCATAATTTAAGTGTTGTAGTATGCGAAATAAGGGGAGAAGAATGAATAAAATTAGCGTGTGTTTTTTAATGTTGATGTCGATTTTTTTTGTATCGTGTGAATTTTGGGGAGGGCTTAGTGCAAGGAAGGTTTCAGGTGATGCTGAGACAGATGGTGATGTGAGTATAGTTGAATTGGCAGGGGGTGTTAAGCTTTTAAATAATAATACAGGCGGGGGATTGAATGGAAGCGGTAGGCTTGTAGGGGACTTGAAGCCTGTAGGAGGCAATTTAGCTGGAGACAATAATCCTGGGGATGGTGTGGTTGGCGATCAAGCTGGTGGTAATGAAGTTATGCCAAAACCCTTAAATACTAAGTTAACTGAAGAGGATATGAAAAAACTTAAAGATTTTACTGGAAATACCAAAGCATATCCCAGGGATTTATCTTACACTATTAGTAATGCGTACTCCGTGCCTTATGCTAAGATCGGGACTTATTCTAATTGTTCAGATTACAGTCCTGGGTGTTTTACTCAGGGGCCTTCCGATGAACGCAAGGAAGGACTTAAGAAGTTAGTTGAGATTAAGCTTGAAGAGAAGTTTAAGAAGCTTGAGAATATGTTAAAGGACATAAGTGGTTATGATCCTAAAGCTTTGACTAATGCAATTGCTAAGTATGAAAGAGTTTTAAAAGAAGCACAAGATGCTAATGGTAAAATAAAAATTAACAATGCAAATGCCCAAGAAAGAAGTAAAAACATAGGGTACCTCAAAAAGGTAAGGGATACTCTTGATGCTGCTCTTGATGTTATGAAGCAAGCTAGCTTGGCTTATGCTGATGCATTTACTTCTGTGGTTTCTGGTATGTCTTCTAGTCAATTTAAGGAAGCCGTTAATGAGTTTAATCGAGCCGCTAAGGAGTATGCTAAAGTGGCCCCAGGCACCCGATTTACTGTTATTACTGAAGTAATTTTCTCTATGGCTAGTGGAAGAGGTCTTGCATATGAAAAGAGCTTTGCTAAGTTTGGCCCAGGGGGTCCGGAATTTTTTGCGGCTATTGAGAAATTGGAGAGTGCTTACGAGGCAGTAAAACCAGAGCAGGCGGCAAAAGTTAAAAAGAAATAGCATTAAACAAATAGTTAATAAATTTAGTAAGTATTAGAGGAATAAGGAAGTCTTTAGGGGAACCTTATTCCTTGCCTTTATTATCAAGCGTTTCTAATCCGTGTTTTTTTGAATTTTTAGGAAATGATTGTTGTATTGTTAGTATTCTGAGTGTATTTGATGTATATATGGTACGTAGGGAGAGGATATGAATAGGTGTGGTGTGTGCGCTTTGGTGTTTTTGTTGTCAGTGTTTGTTGTGTCATGCGAATTTTGGGAAGGTAGGGATGCAAGACAGGCTGATGTGTCTTCGAGTAAGACTGGTTCTAGGGGTGGGAATGTTGATGGCGGCAGTGCAGATAATGGGGACGTTAAAGCTGCTGCTGTTGGTGCTGCTGAAGTAACGCCTATTACTAAGCTAACTTTAGAAGAGACGGAAAAGATTAAGGCTTTTGTTGAAAAGACCGAACCGTACACATTGGATTTAGCGGTGGTTATTCATAACAAGTATATCGGGTTTTCTAAGTCTATTATGGCCTATTCTACTTGTTCAGAATATGATGCTGCGTGTTTCGGTACGGTTCCTTCTGCTAATCGTAGTAAGGCTCTTGAGGAGCTAGAGAAGAGCGATCTTAAAAAAGATTTTCAAAAGCTTTCAGATTTATTAAAGCAAGCAGGTGGACGTGATGCTGGGAGTTTAAACGGTGCAATTGCTGAATATGAAAGGGTTTTAAAAGAAGCTAAAGATGCTAATGCTCGAATAGAAGAATTTGATCCTTCATTTACTAGGAAAGTGAGTAAAGAAGGGAAGACTAGAAATTTAGAGTATTTAAGAAAGGTTAGGGCTGTTGAGGGTACTATTCTCAGGACCATGGAAGTGGCTAGCTTGGCTTATGCTGATGCATTTGTTTCTCTAGTTTCTGGTATGTCTTCTGGTCAATTTAAGGAAGCCGTTGACGGGTTTGTCAAAGCTGCCAAGAAGTATGTTGGTGCAAATGAAGGCGATGAATTTACCATTATTGGTTATGCTATTGATATTATAATTTCCATGGAAGACCTTGAGAGACTGAAGAGTTTTGTCAAGGCGGGGAAAGAGGGCACAGAGTTTGTTGCTGCTATTGATAGATTAGAAAGTGTTTATAAGGAGGCGGTGTCCGTTGAAGAAGACAAAGAAGCAGATGATAATAATGAATGATTAGGTTATTAAATAATAGTAAGTATTAGAGAGGTTTTTAATTTTTATTTCTTTTAACTTTTACTAGTACACAAATTAACTCAACGTTTCAGATGTTTATTCGGCTTGCCTAGCTAGTTTGCTCAAGACGGCTTGAGTGAGTTGGCGAAGCTTTGTTAAAACACTGGAGGCCCCAGGAATATCTTTAAGTAAGAATATAATTGACCAGTAGGTAAGAGCAAATAAGAAGACAGATCAGATGATTCTTATTTGCTCTTATTTTGTGGACGCAAGCCATCTGTTTACATTTTGTAAAATTATATAATTTAATTATTTTAAGTATTAATTTATAACAGAGCAATGTTTAGTGTTACTACTATAATGATATAATAATATGTTAAGATTAGATATGTTTTGATTTTAATATTAAAATGTACTTAATACATTTAATGAAGTGATAAGTAAATTTAGGAGAAGATATGAGTAAAGTTAATATTTTTATTTTAATATTTTTGCTTTCAACTTTCATTGTATCATGTAAGTTTTGGGGAGAAATTGACAGAAAACGGGGAATAGTAGGTTTAAATAATGACGGCTTTAGCAGTGTAGATGATAAAGATAAATTAGATAAATTATTGAAAGATGGTTTTGAATTCCAGGTCGGTGATGTTGAAGCTGATAAAGATAAACTGACTAAGGGTGGTGTTCAAGGGACTCAGAGTGGCGACTTAACAGATTCAGGGAGTAATGCCGGAACAGGTGCTGTAGATGGTAAAGATAAGCTGGCTCAAGGTGATAGTGATGAATCTGGAAGTGGTGGTGTTGAAGCTGATAAAGACAAACTGACTCAAGATGGTGTTCAAGGAGCTCAGAGTGGTTCACCTTTAAGTAGTAATACTGGGATTGGTGATGTAGATGCCAACGATAAATCATTGCAAGGCAGTAATGCTGTAGCAGGTAGTGCAGGGGATAAAGACAAGCCAGAGCAAGGCGATGTTCAAGGAATTCAGAGTGATACTATTTCAGGAAATACAGGCAGTGTTCAAGGGCCTCAAAGTATTGTGGCTTCAAGTAGCAATACCGGAACAGGCAGTCCAGATAGTAAAGACTATCAGTCTCAGGGCAGTTCTCAAGGTGCTCAGAGTGGTGCTAGTTCAGGAAGTACAGGCAATGTTCAAGGAGTACAGAGCAGTAGTAGTGTAGCTTCAAGTGGTAATACTGGAGCAAGCATTGCAGGGACAAGAGACGGTAGTACCGGAGCAAGTGGCATGGGTAATACAGACAAGCTAGCGCAAGGTGATGTTAAGGGAGCCCAAGGTGGTGGAGCTGACAGCACAGGTGTTGTTCAAGGACCCCAAAGTATTGTAGTTTCAAATAACAATGTTGGAACAGGCAGTTCAGATAGTAAAGACCATCAGCCTAAGGGCAGTTCTCAAGGTGCTCAGAGTGGTGCCAGTTCAGGAAGTACAGGCAATGTTCAAGGAGTACAGAGCAGTAGTAGTGTAGCTTCAGGTAGTAATACTGGAGCAAACATTGCAGGGACAAGAGATGGTAGTACCGGATCAGGCAATACAGGGGATAAAGACAAGTTAGTGCAAGGTGATGTTAAAGAAACCCAGATCGTATCTGATGGTGCAGGTAGTAATAAATCAAATCTAGGTGCTGTACAGGGTGGTAATACTAGATCTGGAGGCACAAATCGTGCTCAAGAGAATCAAAGTGGTAGTGGTGTAGATACAAGTGGAGTAGCTACTCAGAGTAAAGTGATTCAGTCTAGAATACATCATAATGGTGGGATAAGACATAATGAAAACAAGGAAAAGGACAATAGACATCCTGATCTTGGTGTCTCTAACGCTAATAAGAGTTTGGACAGTGGTCTAACACAAGAGGATGTTAAGAGGAAATTTAATACCTTAGTTAGTCAGGTTGAGGAATATGAACATATATTAAGGCGTATTTATAATGACTACATTGGAGCTTCTAATACAATTAAAACTTATTCTAGAAATAATAATGGTAGTTATATTCGTGAGGTAAAAAGAGGACTTGATAAATTAAATGAGAGAAATCTGTATGATTCCTTTAAGCGACTAGGAAACATCATAAAGGATCACAGGTATCATCAAGGTTTATCTAGTGCTGTTAGTTCACTTAAAGAAATGTTGGAGAGTGCTTTAGCGACTGAAAAGGCTTCTTATGCCATAAAAGCTGCCAATCATTATCTTGGTGCCATAAATAGAGCTATTGTGGCTTATGTTGAATCCTTTGCTGATGTAGCTTCTACGCTATCTTCTGGTCAGTTTACCCAAGCAGCTCAAAGATTCGCTGAGGTTGCAAAGGCATGTGCTGAGATTAATAAAACAGACCTTAGTACCATCGCTTGGGCTGTTAGCGGTGTATTTCTTGGAAAGAAGTGGAACCTAGACCAGGCCAAAAGAGCAGCCAGCCAACTGTACGGTAGTAAAGGCGAAGAATTGTCTAGGGCTATTGATGCATTGGATGTTGCATACAAAGGTTTAAAACAATAGAAATCAACCATGGTACAAGGCGTAAGAGACCCTGCGTTTCTTACTGCTTTGGTACTGTTCTTCTACAAGATGCATCTTAACAATCTATGAGATCGTCGATTACGATGTTTTTTTTAGTCTCTGCAGTCTTTTTTACAGTGACATGTCTTTGTTTGCTCATATTTTTTTCCATTTTATTCATCTTTTCAAGTAAAGAACTTTGTTGAGCATAAATCGATTCAAGACCCTTTACAATGGTACCGTTTATGTTCATGGTGTCCATGATATAATTCGTAATATCGCCGTTAACGTTACGAAACATCAACTCCTCTAAAACATCGTCACTTGAAAACTTTTTCATAAACAAAAACACAGCAAGAACTGATCTTTCACACTAAGTCTAAAGCATTTGTTATTAAATGCAAAGAATTAAGATCAAGTTTATGTTTTTTTGTGTAATAAATAGCATGAGAAAAGTTATTTATTAATTCAGCTAAGGCTTAGTTTAGCTTTTACAGCCTATTAACTACCAAACTACTTTCTCTTAAAGCAAAGACATTTCACTATCTAGGAGTAGTAGCTTGGCTTGAGGTTAGTTTAGGGGTAAAAAAATAGCTTTATGATGAAAATAGAGGCTAGTAAGATCGCTAGAAGAGATATTTTAGGCATCTTTCTTGATATTAGGCCGTATATTATGCTTATTACCACATAAGATGCTATTCCAATACTAAGCCCAGAGCCTATGCTATAACTTAATGGAATCAGGAGTATGGTTAAAAAGCTAGGAATAGTTTCCACTGTGTTTGAAAGGTCGATATTTTTGATGCCTTTAAACATTAAAAATCCCACATAAATTAAGGCAGGAGCTGTTGCACTTGCTGGAACAGCAACAAATAAGGGAGCGAAGAGAATTGCTACTAGAAAAAGTAAGCCTGTTACAACAGATGTAAATCCCGTTTTTCCACCCTCAGCAATGCCAGTGGAACTTTCAACATAGGTCGTAACGGTAGATACACCCAGTACAGCCCCGGCTGTAGTAGCAATAGCATCAACTAATAATATCTTTCCCGCATTGGGAATATTGCCTTCCTTATCTAGCATGTTTCCTTCTCTAGCTACTCCTATCATAGTACCAACAGTATCAAATAGATCGTTAAACAATAAAACCAGTACTACGAAAATAAAGCTCCACATTTTATCCCCCATCATATAGGAAAAATCTAACTTATTAAATATGGGTTCAATAGATTCATATCTTAAAACACCATCTGGTAGGCTTATCCCAGAAGCCGTGGCAGCTTCTTCATAAAAAAGTGCATAAATCCAAGTTATTGCCGTAGCTACGATAATTGACCATAAAATATTTCCTCTTATCTTCTTGTATTCCAGAAAGATTATCAAAAAGAGTCCTATGAATGTAATACAAACTTTTATGTTATTAAATTGGCCAAGTCCGACCAGTGTTACTTCATCTTTAATAATAATACCGCTATTTGTAAGTCCAATAAAAGTTATAAATAGCCCCGTACCCACCGAGATGGCATATTTCAAATTCATGGGGATTAAGTTGATGATACTCTCTTTTATTTTTGTTAGAGATATAAAAATGAAAATAATACCTTCAACAAAGACAGCGGAAAGTGCCACTTGCCAAGGAATATTCATCCCTATTACTACAGAGAACGCAAAAAAAGCGTTAAGTCCCATTCCACAAGAGAGAGCTAGAGGAGTATTTGTATAAAGCCCCATGAGGATCGTAGAGAATGCAGATACAAGACAAGTTGCAGTAACTAAAGCCCCTATGGGCATGCCGGTATTCGCAAGTATAGAAGGGTTCACAGCTATTATATAGGCCATGCTTAAAAAAGTAGTAATACCAGCATATATCTCCTGTTTATAATTAATAGTATTGTTCCTAAATTGAAAAAGTAATGTTTCTCTTACAGTAAACACCATCTCCTCCTTTAACCTAAAAAACAGTGTTTTGATTTTTCTAAACGAGCCATCAAGATAATCTAGCTCATTGAAGATAAATGGTACAAAGCCATGATGCAATTTTAACTAAACTTATCT contains:
- a CDS encoding NCS2 family permease, with protein sequence MVFTVRETLLFQFRNNTINYKQEIYAGITTFLSMAYIIAVNPSILANTGMPIGALVTATCLVSAFSTILMGLYTNTPLALSCGMGLNAFFAFSVVIGMNIPWQVALSAVFVEGIIFIFISLTKIKESIINLIPMNLKYAISVGTGLFITFIGLTNSGIIIKDEVTLVGLGQFNNIKVCITFIGLFLIIFLEYKKIRGNILWSIIVATAITWIYALFYEEAATASGISLPDGVLRYESIEPIFNKLDFSYMMGDKMWSFIFVVLVLLFNDLFDTVGTMIGVAREGNMLDKEGNIPNAGKILLVDAIATTAGAVLGVSTVTTYVESSTGIAEGGKTGFTSVVTGLLFLVAILFAPLFVAVPASATAPALIYVGFLMFKGIKNIDLSNTVETIPSFLTILLIPLSYSIGSGLSIGIASYVVISIIYGLISRKMPKISLLAILLASIFIIKLFFYP